In Entelurus aequoreus isolate RoL-2023_Sb linkage group LG13, RoL_Eaeq_v1.1, whole genome shotgun sequence, a genomic segment contains:
- the LOC133663810 gene encoding trace amine-associated receptor 13c-like, with amino-acid sequence MEKEDLSQLCFPQLINISCRKPASHWSEGVLLNVFLAIICISIVILNLLVIISISFFRQLHTPTNVLLLSLAVSDILVGLLVMPIEILMRTSCWTLGDVLCSLWFYVTVSLTSVSVGNMVLISADRYVAICDPLHYNTRVTLKIIRLCVCFCWFFAFLLCRIILKEGLTHPGKSNSCYGECVIGIDFEGGIIDLVMVFILPLSIIITLYMRVFMVAASQARAMRSHVTSVKPHSVTVKAKKSELKAARTLSVLVFVFIVCLCPYYSVSLAGDNKIMSSFASYAPYLYDFNSCLNPLIYALFYPWFRRAIRHIFTLHILQPGSRGDNIL; translated from the exons ATGGAGAAGGAGGATCTATCACAGCTCTGCTTTCCACAACTCATCAATATTTCCTGCAGGAAGCCCGCCTCTCATTGGTCTGAAGGTGttcttttaaatgtttttctggCGATCATCTGCATCTCCATTGTGATTCTCAACCTGCTGGTCATCATCTCAATCTCCTTTTTCAG GCAGCTCCACACTCCCACCAACGTCCTTCTCCTGTCTCTTGCTGTATCTGACATTCTGGTGGGCCTCCTGGTGATGCCGATTGAGATCTTAATGAGGACATCCTGCTGGACCCTTGGCGATGTTCTTTGTTCTTTGTGGTTCTACGTAACTGTCTCACTGACTTCTGTCTCAGTGGGGAACATGGTGCTGATATCAGCCGACCGTTATGTGGCTATTTGTGATCCTCTGCATTATAACACCAGAGTCACTTTAAAAATAATTCgactttgtgtttgtttttgttggttCTTTGCTTTTCTCCTCTGTAGAATCATTTTGAAAGAAGGTCTGACTCATCCTGGAAAGTCTAATTCCTGCTATGGAGAGTGTGTTATTGGTATAGACTTCGAAGGTGGGATTATTGACCTTGTTATGGTCTTCATTCTCCCTCTCAGCATCATCATCACTCTGTACATGAGAGTGTTTATGGTTGCTGCGTCTCAGGCCCGAGCCATGCGCTCTCATGTTACATCAGTCAAACCACATTCGGTCACAGTAAAAGCAAAGAAATCTGAGTTGAAAGCAGCCAGGACTCTTAGTGTCCTTGTCTTTGTATTCATTGTGTGTCTCTGTCCGTATTACAGTGTTTCTCTTGCAGGTGACAACAAAATAATGTCTTCATTTGCAAGCTATGCTCCGTATCTGTATGATTTTAACTCCTGTTTAAATCCGTTGATATATGCCTTGTTTTATCCTTGGTTTAGAAGAGCTATAAGACACATTTTCACTCTGCACATACTGCAGCCTGGCTCCAGGGGGGACAacatactgtaa
- the LOC133663811 gene encoding trace amine-associated receptor 13c-like yields MMEEYQPELCFPQLINISCKKSMSHWSEGVLLNVLLAIICIITVVLNLLVIISISHFRQLHTPTNVLLLSLAVSDFLVGLLVLPIKIYMRISCWTFGDVLCSLWFYMTVSLTSVSVGNMVLISADRYVAICDPLQYNTKVTVKKVQLYVCLCWFFAFLLCSIISKDGLTHPGKSNSCYGQCVIGIDFEGGIIDLIVVFIIPLSLIITLYMRVFVVAVSQARAMRSHVTSVKPHSVTVRAKTSELKAARTLSVLVLVFLMCLCPYYIVSFAGNNKILSSFANYSLYLYMLNSFFNPLIYALFYPWFRRAIKLIVTLHILQPGSCGDNIL; encoded by the exons ATGATGGAGGAGTACCAACCAGAGCTCTGCTTTCCACAACTCATCAACATCTCCTGTAAGAAGTCCATGTCTCATTGGTCTGAAGGTGTTCTCTTAAATGTTCTTCTGGCCATCATCTGCATCATCACTGTGGTTCTCAACCTGCTGGTCATCATCTCAATCTCCCACTTCAG GCAGCTCCACACTCCTACCAACGTCCTTCTCCTCTCTCTCGCTGTATCTGACTTTCTGGTGGGCCTCCTGGTGTTACCGATTAAGATCTACATGAGAATATCCTGCTGGACTTTTGGTGATGTTCTTTGTTCTCTGTGGTTCTACATGACTGTCTCACTGACTTCCGTATCAGTAGGAAACATGGTGCTAATATCTGCTGACCGTTATGTGGCTATTTGTGATCCTCTGCAATATAACACCAAAGTCACTGTAAAAAAAGTTCAACTTTATGTTTGTCTTTGTTGGTTTTTTGCTTTTCTCCTCTGTAGCATCATTTCAAAGGACGGTCTGACTCATCCTGGAAAGTCTAATTCCTGCTATGGACAGTGTGTTATTGGTATAGACTTCGAAGGTGGGATTATTGACCTTATTGTGGTATTTATTATTCCTCTCAGCCTCATCATCACTCTGTACATGAGAGTGTTTGTGGTTGCTGTGTCTCAGGCCCGAGCCATGCGCTCTCATGTTACATCAGTCAAACCACATTCAGTCACAGTAAGAGCAAAGACATCCGAGTTGAAAGCAGCCAGGACTCTTAGTGTCCTTGTCCTTGTCTTCCTCATGTGTCTCTGTCCATATTATATTGTTTCTTTTGCAGGTAACAACAAAATACTGTCCTCATTTGCAAATTATTCTCTGTATCTATACATGTTAAACTCCTTTTTTAACCCGTTAATATATGCTTTGTTTTATCCCTGGTTTAGAAGAGCTATTAAACTTATTGTCACTCTGCACATACTGCAGCCTGGCTCCTGTGGGgacaacatactgtaa